From Bacteroidota bacterium, the proteins below share one genomic window:
- the topA gene encoding type I DNA topoisomerase: MAKNLVIVESPAKAKTIEGYLGKDFVVKSSYGHVRDLVKSGMGVNVDKNFDPVYEVSPEKVDVINELRRIVKKVDTVWLATDEDREGEAISWHLFETLGLEEDATRRIVFHEITKKAITNAIANPRKIDRNLVDAQQARRILDRLVGFELSPVLWKKVRPQLSAGRVQSVAVRLIVEREREIDKFEITSAFRVIAFFDDKGKTFRAELPKRFATEAEAQQFLEQCIGAQFSVKNLEVKPGKRTPSAPFTTSTLQQEASRKLGYSVAQTMVLAQRLYESGKITYMRTDSVNLSEDALGMARDAINRSYGERYHFRRQYKTKTASAQEAHEAIRPTDFTMENVEGDPREQRLYNLIWKRAIASQMSDAILEKTVVTIASNKTNEEFTATGEVIKFDGFLKVYMESTDDENNDDQEGILPPLAVGDDLRLIEASATQRFTHPPARYTEASLVKKLEELGIGRPSTYAPTISTVQKRGYVVKEERQGKERAYRVLTLKDERISPETKTEITGAEKNKLFPTDIGMLVNDFLVANFSEVLDYGFTAYVEREFDDIANGELKWQKMLKEFYGPFHKTVQVTEKESERVTGERILGKEAGTGHTVLVRVGRFGPMAQIGTGEETEKPRYAKLRNDQRLDTITFEEAMDLFKLPRNLGQYEGQDVIVSIGRFGPYVRLGDFFASMKKEDDPYTVLLDRAIELIEEKRQAQRDRIIRAFDGEPEIQILKGRWGPFISYKGRNLRIPKDREPASLTLEEIHAIAEATPDVPRKGGFRRFGAKKTAEKEAPLKKATAAKPVARKAKAPAKKAAVKKAAPVKKAAAPKKAAAKKAPAKKAAVKKK; this comes from the coding sequence ATGGCGAAAAATCTTGTGATCGTTGAGTCGCCCGCAAAGGCGAAAACCATAGAAGGATACCTCGGAAAAGATTTCGTGGTGAAATCGAGTTACGGCCATGTGCGCGACCTCGTGAAGAGCGGCATGGGTGTGAACGTCGATAAGAATTTCGATCCGGTCTATGAAGTAAGTCCGGAAAAGGTGGACGTGATCAACGAACTCCGCCGCATCGTGAAGAAAGTCGATACCGTTTGGCTCGCGACTGACGAGGACCGCGAAGGGGAGGCCATTTCCTGGCACTTGTTCGAGACACTCGGACTGGAAGAGGATGCCACCCGCCGGATCGTATTCCACGAAATCACCAAGAAAGCGATCACCAACGCAATCGCCAACCCACGCAAGATCGACCGTAACCTGGTCGACGCGCAGCAGGCACGGCGCATCCTCGACCGACTCGTCGGTTTCGAATTGTCGCCGGTACTCTGGAAAAAGGTGCGTCCGCAGCTGTCCGCCGGCCGTGTGCAGTCCGTCGCCGTCCGCCTGATCGTGGAGCGTGAGCGTGAGATCGATAAGTTCGAAATCACGTCGGCATTCCGCGTCATCGCCTTCTTCGACGATAAGGGCAAAACGTTCCGGGCGGAATTGCCGAAGCGTTTCGCTACGGAAGCGGAAGCGCAACAGTTCCTGGAACAATGCATCGGTGCGCAGTTCTCGGTGAAGAACCTGGAAGTGAAGCCCGGCAAACGGACGCCTTCCGCGCCCTTCACCACCTCGACCCTGCAACAGGAGGCAAGCCGGAAGCTCGGCTACAGCGTGGCGCAGACGATGGTCCTCGCGCAGCGCCTGTACGAGAGCGGTAAGATCACCTATATGCGAACCGACAGCGTGAACCTTTCCGAGGACGCGCTCGGCATGGCCCGCGACGCGATCAACCGCAGTTACGGTGAACGTTATCACTTCCGCCGCCAATACAAGACCAAGACCGCCTCTGCGCAAGAGGCTCACGAAGCGATCCGTCCGACCGACTTTACGATGGAGAACGTAGAGGGCGACCCGCGGGAGCAGCGCCTCTACAACCTGATCTGGAAGCGCGCGATCGCATCCCAGATGTCGGACGCGATCCTGGAAAAGACCGTAGTCACCATCGCCTCGAACAAGACGAATGAAGAATTCACCGCGACCGGTGAAGTGATCAAATTCGACGGCTTCCTGAAGGTGTACATGGAGAGCACGGACGACGAGAACAACGACGACCAGGAAGGCATCCTGCCGCCGCTTGCGGTGGGCGATGACCTTCGCCTGATCGAAGCGAGCGCGACGCAGCGTTTCACCCATCCGCCCGCCCGCTACACCGAAGCTTCGCTGGTAAAGAAGCTGGAAGAACTCGGGATCGGTCGTCCTTCAACGTACGCGCCGACCATCTCGACGGTACAGAAGCGCGGGTATGTGGTGAAGGAAGAACGACAGGGCAAAGAACGCGCCTACCGCGTGCTGACCCTGAAAGACGAACGCATCAGTCCGGAGACGAAGACCGAGATCACCGGCGCGGAGAAGAACAAGTTGTTCCCGACCGACATCGGCATGCTTGTCAACGATTTCCTGGTGGCGAACTTTTCCGAAGTACTCGACTACGGTTTCACCGCATACGTGGAGCGCGAGTTCGACGACATCGCCAACGGCGAGTTGAAGTGGCAGAAGATGCTGAAGGAGTTCTACGGCCCGTTTCACAAGACCGTGCAGGTGACCGAGAAGGAATCCGAGCGTGTTACAGGTGAACGGATCCTGGGTAAGGAAGCGGGCACAGGTCATACCGTGCTGGTGCGTGTGGGCCGTTTTGGTCCGATGGCACAGATCGGCACGGGAGAAGAGACCGAGAAACCACGCTACGCCAAGCTCCGCAACGATCAGCGACTGGACACCATCACCTTCGAAGAAGCGATGGACCTGTTCAAGTTGCCGCGCAACCTGGGACAATATGAAGGACAGGATGTGATCGTTTCCATCGGGCGTTTTGGTCCGTACGTGCGACTGGGCGACTTCTTCGCTTCCATGAAGAAAGAAGACGATCCCTATACCGTATTGCTGGACCGTGCCATCGAGTTGATCGAAGAGAAGCGACAGGCGCAACGCGACCGCATCATCCGCGCGTTCGATGGCGAGCCGGAGATCCAGATCCTGAAAGGCCGCTGGGGTCCTTTCATTTCCTACAAGGGGCGCAACCTCCGGATCCCGAAGGACCGGGAGCCGGCCTCCCTCACGCTGGAAGAGATCCACGCGATCGCCGAAGCGACGCCGGACGTACCGCGTAAAGGCGGCTTCCGCCGGTTCGGTGCGAAGAAGACCGCTGAGAAAGAAGCGCCGCTGAAGAAGGCCACAGCCGCCAAGCCCGTCGCACGGAAAGCCAAAGCGCCTGCCAAGAAAGCGGCCGTGAAGAAGGCCGCCCCGGTAAAGAAGGCCGCCGCTCCCAAGAAGGCGGCCGCCAAGAAAGCGCCGGCCAAGAAGGCTGCCGTCAAGAAGAAGTAA
- a CDS encoding formimidoylglutamase, translating into MMEEYFAPLEADRFAFPEGRATFGQVVRKYVEGVSFPELEGAHIAIFGVGEERGTVQNAGCAAAPDAVREKLYALKTGRYAYNILDLGNLRLGATLQDTYAAVASIHADLIREGILPVILGGSQDLTFAQYVAYQKLEETVNIVAVDASFDLGATEDPIGSDTYLGKIVLHEPNFLFNFSNLGYQTYFTGSDQVELMEKLYFDTYRLGQVQRDMEEAEPIVRNADILSFDLTAIRRSDAPGNGKATPNGFYGEEACQIVRYAGLSDKLSSFGLYELNPAFDEHGQTAHLAAQMIWYLTEGYYNRKKDVPLKSKTDFVKYRVALKRADQEIVFYKSQKSERWWMEVPYPNSKVRYHRHHLVPCSYHDYEIALRDEMPERWWQAFQKLS; encoded by the coding sequence ATGATGGAGGAGTATTTCGCGCCGCTGGAAGCGGATCGCTTTGCGTTTCCCGAAGGTCGGGCGACATTCGGACAAGTGGTCCGCAAGTATGTGGAAGGAGTTTCCTTTCCCGAGCTGGAAGGCGCGCACATCGCGATCTTCGGCGTAGGCGAGGAGCGGGGCACGGTGCAGAATGCCGGCTGTGCGGCGGCTCCCGACGCGGTTCGGGAAAAGCTCTATGCGCTGAAGACCGGTCGTTACGCGTACAACATCCTCGACCTCGGCAATCTCCGGCTGGGCGCGACTTTGCAGGATACCTACGCCGCGGTCGCCAGCATTCACGCCGATCTGATCAGAGAGGGAATTCTTCCGGTGATCCTGGGCGGCAGCCAGGACCTCACCTTCGCGCAATATGTCGCCTATCAGAAACTGGAAGAGACGGTGAACATCGTGGCGGTGGACGCGTCCTTCGATCTTGGCGCCACGGAAGACCCCATCGGTTCCGACACCTACCTCGGAAAGATCGTGCTCCACGAACCGAACTTCCTGTTCAACTTCAGCAACCTCGGTTACCAGACCTATTTCACGGGCTCGGACCAGGTGGAGTTGATGGAGAAATTGTATTTCGATACCTATCGCCTCGGCCAGGTGCAGCGGGATATGGAAGAGGCGGAACCGATCGTCCGAAACGCCGACATACTTTCCTTCGACCTGACCGCCATACGCCGGAGCGACGCGCCGGGCAACGGTAAGGCAACCCCCAACGGATTTTACGGCGAAGAGGCCTGCCAGATCGTGCGTTATGCGGGACTGTCGGACAAATTGAGTTCGTTCGGATTGTATGAACTGAATCCCGCCTTCGACGAGCACGGACAAACCGCGCACCTGGCGGCGCAGATGATCTGGTACCTGACCGAAGGCTATTACAACCGGAAGAAAGACGTCCCGCTCAAGAGCAAGACCGATTTTGTGAAGTACCGCGTGGCGTTGAAGCGCGCCGACCAGGAGATCGTCTTTTACAAGAGCCAGAAGAGCGAACGCTGGTGGATGGAAGTGCCGTACCCCAACAGCAAGGTGCGCTATCATCGTCACCACCTTGTGCCCTGTTCCTACCACGATTACGAAATCGCCCTCCGCGACGAAATGCCGGAGCGCTGGTGGCAGGCGTTTCAGAAGTTGAGCTGA